One window of the Candidatus Zixiibacteriota bacterium genome contains the following:
- the glnA gene encoding Glutamine synthetase 1, whose protein sequence is MTALEKLTKLAKEKNIEYIDIKFCDLLGEWHHITQPVSSLKADLFDIGVGVDGSSLPGFARIERGDMLVVPDPETAFVDPFFEKPTLSFICDFMAVDGGIAPFARNPRRVIRDADKYLKKLLPGTDAILGPEFEFYLFEDVRFSQGPREGYYFIDSDEAEWNAAGREGANNLGYKVQYKGGYHAAPPKDQTFNLRSEITTLLAEVGIPIKYHHHEVGGAGQHEIETAMDTMVRVADHSMMVKYIIRNHAFRRGRSATFMPKPLFNEPGSGMHVHQYLANKNGSIFYDKKGPAMLSKIGSYYVGGLLKHAAALLALTNPSTNSYKRLIPGFEAPVRGTYSVGNRTACIRIPGYLRNPKHHRMEFRPPDGTCNPYLAYAAMIMAGLDGIQNKIDPGEPFNKDITHLPEAELAKIPLLPTSLTEALDALEEDHKFLLKAGVFTEDLIETWVTLKRRDVEQLRVRPHPWEFYLYYDK, encoded by the coding sequence ATGACGGCGCTGGAAAAACTGACTAAACTTGCGAAAGAAAAGAATATCGAATATATCGATATAAAATTTTGTGACCTCCTTGGCGAATGGCATCATATCACCCAGCCGGTGTCGAGCCTGAAAGCCGATCTGTTCGATATCGGCGTGGGGGTCGACGGGTCCTCGCTTCCCGGGTTCGCCCGGATCGAACGGGGCGACATGCTGGTGGTGCCCGATCCCGAGACCGCCTTCGTTGACCCGTTTTTCGAGAAACCGACCCTGTCCTTTATTTGCGATTTCATGGCGGTCGACGGCGGCATTGCGCCATTTGCGCGCAATCCGCGGCGGGTGATTCGCGATGCCGATAAATACCTGAAAAAACTTCTGCCGGGGACCGATGCCATTCTCGGGCCGGAATTCGAATTTTATTTATTTGAGGATGTTCGGTTCAGTCAGGGACCGCGCGAGGGGTACTATTTTATCGATTCCGATGAAGCCGAGTGGAACGCGGCCGGACGTGAAGGGGCCAACAACCTCGGCTATAAAGTGCAGTACAAGGGCGGTTACCATGCGGCGCCTCCCAAGGACCAGACTTTCAACCTTCGCTCCGAAATCACCACCCTTCTGGCCGAAGTCGGAATTCCGATCAAGTACCATCACCATGAAGTCGGCGGGGCCGGACAGCATGAGATTGAAACCGCGATGGATACCATGGTCCGGGTGGCCGATCATTCCATGATGGTCAAATATATTATCCGCAATCACGCTTTCCGGCGGGGGCGTTCCGCGACCTTCATGCCAAAGCCGCTCTTCAACGAACCGGGCAGCGGGATGCATGTGCATCAGTATCTGGCCAATAAGAACGGCTCGATTTTCTACGATAAAAAGGGACCGGCGATGCTTTCCAAAATCGGGTCGTACTATGTCGGCGGCCTTCTGAAACATGCCGCCGCGCTTCTGGCCCTCACTAATCCGTCGACCAATTCCTACAAGCGGCTGATTCCCGGTTTCGAGGCCCCGGTGCGGGGGACATATTCGGTCGGCAATCGCACCGCCTGTATCAGGATTCCGGGATATCTGCGTAATCCCAAACATCACCGGATGGAGTTCCGTCCTCCCGACGGCACCTGTAACCCGTATCTGGCCTACGCCGCGATGATAATGGCCGGGCTGGATGGGATTCAAAACAAGATTGATCCGGGGGAGCCGTTTAATAAAGATATAACGCATTTGCCGGAAGCCGAACTGGCCAAAATTCCCCTTCTGCCGACCTCGCTGACCGAGGCGCTCGATGCGCTGGAGGAAGATCATAAGTTTCTTCTTAAGGCCGGGGTTTTCACCGAGGATTTAATCGAAACCTGGGTGACATTGAAGCGCCGTGATGTGGAGCAGTTGCGTGTTCGCCCCCATCCCTGGGAGTTTTACCTGTATTATGATAAGTGA